A stretch of DNA from Syngnathus acus chromosome 1, fSynAcu1.2, whole genome shotgun sequence:
TTGAGCACAGTGGTGCTGTGAGGGAGGCCACACTTGGCTTGGAGGCCACACTTGGCTTGGAGGCCACACTTGGCTTGGCGTCCTCCCGTACCGGCGGCCGGGTGTCGACCCGGCTCCCGGAGCGGCGGCATCAGCGCGgtgcccgccgccgccgcggccGCCGCCCCCATCTCTGGCTCGGCCGTGAGGGGTTCGGGCGTCTGCGGCGAGGTGTCCATCTTGGAGGCGCCGAGCGCATCGCGGTAGCGGCTCCTGGTGATCTGCGGCCGGCGGACATGTGACTAATGTGGCCCCATGAGGCGGAGCGCTATCGATCGCTCACCTTGACGATCTGCAGGGGCGTTAGCTGTCTCACAGAGTAGTCGGGCACGTAGACGTTGGCCCCCCCGTTGAGCTGGCCCATGGACCGGCCCTCGGACTCGGAGCGACACGGCGACCTCGAgtctgaacaaaacaaaagaatttgTCACGGCCGAGAAGATTGTGTGTGTTCTCTGCGACTGAATTGAGATATTTAGTTGTTTTGTCCCACCCACCCGCTGGCACGATGGCAGGAACCCCAAAATACGAGAAGGctccattttcaaatttgagacGCTCGTTGCCAAACTCCACCTCCACTCGACCCTGAAGGAAGACGAAAGgccctttcaaaataaaagcaggaaAGACGTGATGACTCAGGAGCCACGGCAAGCGTGGAACCGCAACCCGGAGAAACGATTTGACCCAAAGTGGCACAATGAGAAGGCGGGAGAGACTGATTGCAGGTTGTACCTGCAGCACCAGGACAAAGTAGTCTGCCGCTTTGTTTCTTTGGAACAGGAAGTTCTTGGGCgactgtttgtctttgtcGTCTAACTCGAGGTCCTGGACAACGCTGGGATGCTTGATGAGCCTCAGCAAGATCTTCTCAGAGATGTAAAGCGGTTTGAAGGGATCCACCTCTGGTTGATACAAAGCATGCAAAGCACTTAGCCTAGCTTAGCATTGGATCGGTTTGGTCCTTTTTCTCCACATTGGCGTGATTGGCCAATACCTGTGGACAGAAAGCGGTGCGTGGCCAGGAGGAGCTGTGGGGAAATGTTGACTTTCAGCTCGTggtcggccattttgaagCTGGAGAAGTCCTGCGGCTTCCTCTCGTGGCGAGAAACGCGACGCTTGCTGCGATTGTCGGCTGTCGTCGCGGCGATCGCGGCCATGGGAAATTGAACAAATCACGAATACGATCAAGAATGCGAATGCAAACATGCAGCTATGCTAACAGCCAGCTAAGCCGTAGCGTCCGCTAATGTCACCGTCGTACTGTAGAGGTCGGTCTCGTCCAGAATTTCCGACTTGATGATCTCCTCGATGACGTCCTCCAGCGTGACGATGCCCATGACCTCGTAGAACGGGTCGCCCTCGCCCTCGTTGTTCACGCGCTGAACGATGGCCATGTGAGATTTGCCTGGCAAGGAGCACATGGCAAAGCACAAACGTCGCTGTGGCGTCAAAGAAAAGCACACAATTTCCCTCTTTTGTCAATGAAAAGGCTCTCGAGAGCAAAGCCCAAGGAACTCAATGgagtggctgcctgcctgcctgcctgcctgcctgcctgcctgcctgcctgcctgcctgcctgcctgcctgcctgcctgcctgcctgcctgcgtggctgcctgcctgcgtggctgcctgcctgcgtggctgcctgcgtgtcTGCCTGCGTgtctgcctgcgtggctgcctgcctgtctgcctgtctgcctgcctgcctgcctgcctgcctgcctgcgtggttgcctgcctgcctgcctgcctgcctgcctgcctgcctgcctgcctgcctgcctgcctgcctgcctgcctgcctgcctgcctgcctgcctgcctgcctgcctgcctgcctgcctgcctgcctgcctgcctgcctgcctgcctgcctgcctgcctgcctgcctgcctgcctgcctgcctgcctgcgtgcgtgcttcTCATCACAACGTGCGCCTTTCACTGCGACACACACGCTTCATTCATCTAAGTGGGTCAGTGCAAGCCAAGCGAGcgagaaagggagggagggaagggaaAAAGCTTTTCCGCGAATAACCATTCGCTGAATGCCCAGAGAAAACGCTTCCGCTGTTAGCATTCAACTCAAATTCAACACACAGAAACCAACGCTGCATTTTATCACCAAATCTTGCATGATGTGGCCCAATACAAATCGTGGCAAAGTCAAGCCTTATTCTAACATGCTAGTGTAAATCTATGCTAACAgcgcagctctgcttaccttgtGGCTTTGACTGACTCCATTTTGTCATCCAGCCCTGCGGCTGCCCTGCGGCTGCCCTGCGGCTGCCCTGCGGCTGCCCTGCGGCTGCCCTGCGGCTGCCCTGCGGCTTGGGTCATCTTGGGCCTCTGCTTGCAAGCCTAGGCTTCAAAGGCCGCAGCGGCGCGCCGTACCTTTCTTGAAGTCCTCCAGCATGGCGTCCAGCGTGGTGTCGCTGAAGACGTAGTGGAGCGGGCGGCGGTAGAAGCGCGTGACGGTCTGCAGCGGCGTGCAGTCGTCGGGGTCGACGAAGGCCAGGTCCTTGACGAAGAGCACGTCCACGATGTCGGCGCGCGCCTCGCGGTAGACGGGGATGCGCGTGTAGCCGCTGCGCATGATCTCCGTCACGGTGTTGAAGTCCAGCAGGGTGTCGGCGGCCAGCATGAAGCAGTCGCCCAGCGgggtcagcacctcctccACTGTCTTGCTGCGCAGCTCCAGCGCCCCCTGGATGATGTTCAGCTCCTCCTTCACGAGCGAGCACACGCGCTTTTGATTGGGCTCCACGGCGGACGCGAGCGAGCCGACTTTTGGCCGCACCTTGAGCAGGTCGTGGTAGGGGTCGGTGACGCGCAGCATCTCCAGCAGCTTCTCCCTGGTGTAGAAGTTGGAGATCTCCTGGTGCAGGATGAGATCCAGT
This window harbors:
- the LOC119120861 gene encoding metal transporter CNNM1-like isoform X3 encodes the protein MASLLLRLCLLLILPRSGLALLGFRPEETGPELSVQDGVLKATEGTRFTLRVYYSRPPQHKLNRTRATSAAPWIAFIEEPGTEVPPPPPRPGPRPHARNMCADKSARTSDIEVLGSFKSTSSRNSVLVELLAKELRDGESIKFYSMCAFDGSKWEHHRTRDFWVAVAERSGEAPELWIQVLVSVLLLALSALFGGLNLSLLALDPVELQVLQNSGTDREQRYARKIESVRRHGNYVLCTLLLGTALINASLAVWTCRILGMTWLSTATCALGIFLVGEILPHSAASRHGLAMAARSIWLTRLLMLLSFPVSYPLSKLLDLILHQEISNFYTREKLLEMLRVTDPYHDLLKEELNIIQGALELRSKTVEEVLTPLGDCFMLAADTLLDFNTVTEIMRSGYTRIPVYREARADIVDVLFVKDLAFVDPDDCTPLQTVTRFYRRPLHYVFSDTTLDAMLEDFKKGKSHMAIVQRVNNEGEGDPFYEVMGIVTLEDVIEEIIKSEILDETDLYTDNRSKRRVSRHERKPQDFSSFKMADHELKVNISPQLLLATHRFLSTEVDPFKPLYISEKILLRLIKHPSVVQDLELDDKDKQSPKNFLFQRNKAADYFVLVLQGRVEVEFGNERLKFENGAFSYFGVPAIVPADSRSPCRSESEGRSMGQLNGGANVYVPDYSVRQLTPLQIVKITRSRYRDALGASKMDTSPQTPEPLTAEPEMGAAAAAAAGTALMPPLREPGRHPAAGTGGRQAKCGLQAKCGLQAKCGLPHSTTVLKRRNGIVRSKSDGQTSPGDSVFLRMDEIPYVRDADVASIPTVTDKSPFISGGQSVSASEDTLGNKLRLKLGHRKRQKSREDDKTDEPEDNLITKHRETEQEESSEG
- the LOC119120861 gene encoding metal transporter CNNM4-like isoform X1, encoding MASLLLRLCLLLILPRSGLALLGFRPEETGPELSVQDGVLKATEGTRFTLRVYYSRPPQHKLNRTRATSAAPWIAFIEEPGTEVPPPPPRPGPRPHARNMCADKSARTSDIEVLGSFKSTSSRNSVLVELLAKELRDGESIKFYSMCAFDGSKWEHHRTRDFWVAVAERSGEAPELWIQVLVSVLLLALSALFGGLNLSLLALDPVELQVLQNSGTDREQRYARKIESVRRHGNYVLCTLLLGTALINASLAVWTCRILGMTWLSTATCALGIFLVGEILPHSAASRHGLAMAARSIWLTRLLMLLSFPVSYPLSKLLDLILHQEISNFYTREKLLEMLRVTDPYHDLLKEELNIIQGALELRSKTVEEVLTPLGDCFMLAADTLLDFNTVTEIMRSGYTRIPVYREARADIVDVLFVKDLAFVDPDDCTPLQTVTRFYRRPLHYVFSDTTLDAMLEDFKKGKSHMAIVQRVNNEGEGDPFYEVMGIVTLEDVIEEIIKSEILDETDLYTDNRSKRRVSRHERKPQDFSSFKMADHELKVNISPQLLLATHRFLSTEVDPFKPLYISEKILLRLIKHPSVVQDLELDDKDKQSPKNFLFQRNKAADYFVLVLQGRVEVEFGNERLKFENGAFSYFGVPAIVPADSRSPCRSESEGRSMGQLNGGANVYVPDYSVRQLTPLQIVKITRSRYRDALGASKMDTSPQTPEPLTAEPEMGAAAAAAAGTALMPPLREPGRHPAAGTGGRQAKCGLQAKCGLQAKCGLPHSTTVLKRRNGIVRSKSDGQTSPGDSVFLRMDEIPYVRDADVASIPTVTDKSPFISGGQSVSASEDTLGNKLRLKLGQSHAHAIHRPFQCLSSVLIHMQTRIPYSLPPWSSACTAYT
- the LOC119120861 gene encoding metal transporter CNNM1-like isoform X2: MASLLLRLCLLLILPRSGLALLGFRPEETGPELSVQDGVLKATEGTRFTLRVYYSRPPQHKLNRTRATSAAPWIAFIEEPGTEVPPPPPRPGPRPHARNMCADKSARTSDIEVLGSFKSTSSRNSVLVELLAKELRDGESIKFYSMCAFDGSKWEHHRTRDFWVAVAERSGEAPELWIQVLVSVLLLALSALFGGLNLSLLALDPVELQVLQNSGTDREQRYARKIESVRRHGNYVLCTLLLGTALINASLAVWTCRILGMTWLSTATCALGIFLQATGSHPAPGDLQLLHQGEAAGDAARHRPLPRPAQGGAEHHPGGAGAAQQDSGGGADPAGRLLHAGRRHPAGLQHRDGDHAQRLHAHPRLPRGARRHRGRALRQGPGLRRPRRLHAAADRHALLPPPAPLRLQRHHAGRHAGGLQERQISHGHRSAREQRGRGRPVLRGHGHRHAGGRHRGDHQVGNSGRDRPLQYDADNRSKRRVSRHERKPQDFSSFKMADHELKVNISPQLLLATHRFLSTEVDPFKPLYISEKILLRLIKHPSVVQDLELDDKDKQSPKNFLFQRNKAADYFVLVLQGRVEVEFGNERLKFENGAFSYFGVPAIVPADSRSPCRSESEGRSMGQLNGGANVYVPDYSVRQLTPLQIVKITRSRYRDALGASKMDTSPQTPEPLTAEPEMGAAAAAAAGTALMPPLREPGRHPAAGTGGRQAKCGLQAKCGLQAKCGLPHSTTVLKRRNGIVRSKSDGQTSPGDSVFLRMDEIPYVRDADVASIPTVTDKSPFISGGQSVSASEDTLGNKLRLKLGQSHAHAIHRPFQCLSSVLIHMQTRIPYSLPPWSSACTAYT